A stretch of Cicer arietinum cultivar CDC Frontier isolate Library 1 chromosome 5, Cicar.CDCFrontier_v2.0, whole genome shotgun sequence DNA encodes these proteins:
- the LOC101515245 gene encoding protein NRT1/ PTR FAMILY 8.1-like, which yields MDTPHSKLDYKEEMESSNLVSNDRVDRHGRIADKRTTGGWKAAPFIIINEVTERLGFFAIAVNMTAYLVIQMHQSLPDAATHVTDWIGAAYVLTLLGAFLADAYLGRFRTIIVFSAIYAIGMVLLTLSASIDILRPQKCVAKPCKEASQGQISFLYCALALIALGTGGIKPCVSSFGADQFDEGDEKEVEKKYAFFNWFFFAINMGALLGITLLVYIQDKVGWGWGFAIPTAATICSIFILVVGIRYYRFQKPMGSPFTRFLQVIVASIRNHQKGVSLQTDTPLYEVTTTHSDIIGARKLPPTLQYRFFDKAAVITETERVNNRWKVCTVTQVEEFKSFIKVLPVWASTIALAISFAQNSTFFISQASIMNRKLGNNFEIPTGSVPVFGAINGLILVPFYERYIIPFLRKFTGYHRGITSLQRMGIGLFISIVAMASAAVIEKVRREHYPEPFSMSVFWLLPQYFLVGSAEVFTYVGQLEFFYDEATDGTKSISSAIFLSEIGIGSWLSTALVKIVVAATGGQEQGWLRNDLNKSRLDYFYWIITCLNAINFLVYLFVAKCHKGNETRVKDEDTMVELTKPQNMQP from the exons ATGGATACTCCTCACAGCAAACTAGATTACAAG gAGGAAATGGAATCGAGTAACTTGGTGAGCAATGATCGTGTGGATCGGCATGGAAGGATTGCTGACAAGCGAACAACTGGAGGATGGAAGGCAGCTCCCTTTATCATAA TAAACGAGGTGACAGAGAGACTGGGGTTCTTTGCAATCGCGGTGAACATGACAGCATACTTGGTTATTCAAATGCATCAATCGCTACCAGATGCTGCTACTCATGTCACTGACTGGATTGGAGCTGCTTATGTCCTCACTCTCCTTGGAGCCTTTCTAGCTGATGCTTACTTGGGTCGCTTCAGAACCATCATTGTCTTCTCCGCCATCTATGCCATA GGGATGGTTTTGCTGACACTTTCAGCATCCATAGACATATTGCGGCCACAAAAATGTGTGGCAAAACCTTGCAAGGAAGCAAGCCAAGGGCAAATCTCATTCTTGTATTGTGCACTTGCTCTGATTGCCTTAGGTACTGGAGGAATCAAACCTTGTGTATCCTCCTTTGGAGCTGACCAATTTGACGAAGGAGATGAGAAAGAAGTCGAAAAGAAATATgcattttttaattggtttttCTTTGCCATCAACATGGGTGCTCTTCTTGGAATCACACTATTGGTTTACATACAAGACAAAGTAGGGTGGGGTTGGGGATTTGCAATACCCACAGCTGCTAcaatttgttctatttttatCTTAGTTGTTGGTATTCGCTATTACCGTTTTCAAAAGCCAATGGGAAGTCCTTTCACTAGGTTTCTTCAAGTCATAGTTGCTTCTATTAGGAATCATCAAAAAGGTGTCTCTCTTCAAACTGATACTCCTCTCTATGAAGTCACTACCACACATTCTGATATCATTGGTGCCCGCAAGCTTCCTCCCACTCTACAATACAG ATTTTTTGACAAAGCAGCGGTTATCACAGAAACAGAAAGAGTTAACAACAGATGGAAAGTATGCACAGTGACACAAGTGGAAGAATTTAAATCCTTCATCAAAGTACTTCCAGTGTGGGCATCAACCATTGCTCTAGCCATTTCATTCGCTCAGAACTCAACCTTCTTTATAAGCCAAGCCAGCATCATGAACAGAAAACTAGGAAACAACTTCGAAATCCCAACAGGCTCTGTTCCTGTGTTCGGAGCCATCAACGGTCTCATACTAGTACCATTCTATGAAAGATACATAATCCCATTTCTCCGCAAGTTCACAGGCTACCACCGCGGCATCACATCTTTGCAAAGAATGGGTATTGGACTTTTCATATCAATCGTCGCAATGGCATCAGCTGCAGTGATTGAAAAAGTTAGACGCGAACATTACCCAGAACCATTCAGCATGAGTGTGTTTTGGTTGCTACCTCAGTATTTTTTAGTTGGAAGTGCTGAAGTTTTTACTTATGTGGGACAATTAGAGTTTTTCTACGATGAAGCAACGGACGGAACAAAAAGTATTAGTAGTGCAATATTTTTGTCTGAGATTGGAATTGGAAGTTGGTTGAGTACTGCATTGGTGAAGATCGTTGTGGCTGCAACTGGTGGACAAGAACAAGGCTGGTTAAGAAATGACCTTAATAAAAGTAGGTTGGATTATTTCTATTGGATAATAACATGTCTTAATGCCATCAATTTCTTGGTTTACTTGTTTGTGGCTAAATGTCACAAAGGAAATGAAACGCGTGTCAAAGATGAGGACACTATGGTTGAATTAACCAAACCCCAAAACATGCAACCTTGA